In Micromonospora sp. NBC_01813, the following are encoded in one genomic region:
- the ku gene encoding non-homologous end joining protein Ku: MRAIWKGAVSFGLVSIGVRLYSATEEKDIRFHQVHRTDGGRVRYKRVCSVDGEEVSYDDIAKGYDLGGGEMVILTDEDFADLPLSTSRAIDVLEFVPADQVDPMLYNKAYYLEPEGTATKPYVLLRDALADSDRVAIVKVAIRQREQLATLRVRDNVLVLNTMLWPDEIRQASFGFLDDDIQVRPPELAMAASLIDSMAGEFAPGEYTDDYRAALQEVIDAKVEGREIVAPEEEEEAPAAAVDLMAALRASVERARVARGESGGGSDRETDREPAQPTPITSAKSAKSAAPAKKATAGKRAQPAQKAAQPAKKAQPAKKAQPAKTAGADGSSAAGSARKSSGTKAAGTKQAAAKKTADRKTPARKSTDRKTA, translated from the coding sequence ATGCGCGCGATCTGGAAAGGCGCGGTGTCGTTCGGCCTCGTGTCGATCGGGGTACGCCTGTACTCCGCCACCGAGGAGAAGGACATCCGGTTTCACCAGGTGCACCGCACCGACGGCGGACGGGTCCGCTACAAGCGGGTCTGCTCGGTCGACGGCGAGGAGGTCAGCTACGACGACATCGCCAAGGGCTACGACCTCGGTGGTGGCGAGATGGTGATCCTGACCGACGAGGACTTCGCCGACCTGCCGCTGAGTACCTCGCGGGCGATCGACGTACTGGAGTTCGTGCCGGCCGACCAGGTCGATCCGATGCTCTACAACAAGGCCTACTACCTGGAGCCGGAGGGCACCGCCACCAAGCCGTACGTGTTGCTGCGCGACGCCCTGGCCGACTCGGACCGGGTGGCGATCGTGAAGGTGGCGATCCGCCAGCGGGAGCAGTTGGCCACCCTGCGGGTCCGCGACAACGTGCTGGTGCTCAACACGATGCTCTGGCCGGACGAGATCCGCCAGGCGTCGTTCGGTTTCCTCGACGACGACATTCAGGTCCGCCCGCCGGAGTTGGCGATGGCCGCCTCGTTGATCGACTCGATGGCCGGTGAGTTCGCCCCGGGCGAGTACACCGACGATTACCGGGCCGCGTTGCAGGAGGTCATCGACGCCAAGGTGGAGGGGCGGGAGATCGTCGCACCGGAGGAGGAAGAGGAGGCGCCGGCCGCCGCGGTCGATCTGATGGCCGCCCTGCGCGCCTCGGTCGAGCGGGCCCGGGTGGCCCGGGGCGAGTCCGGCGGCGGGTCGGACCGTGAGACGGACCGGGAGCCGGCACAGCCGACGCCGATCACCTCCGCCAAGTCGGCCAAGTCCGCCGCTCCGGCGAAGAAGGCCACGGCGGGGAAGAGGGCCCAGCCCGCGCAGAAGGCCGCCCAGCCGGCCAAGAAGGCCCAACCGGCGAAGAAGGCTCAGCCAGCGAAGACGGCTGGGGCGGACGGCAGTTCGGCGGCCGGGTCGGCACGCAAGAGCAGCGGTACGAAGGCAGCCGGCACCAAGCAGGCCGCCGCCAAGAAGACCGCCGACCGCAAGACGCCGGCCAGGAAGTCCACCGACCGCAAGACGGCCTGA
- a CDS encoding DUF7224 domain-containing protein, which yields MLVSPLLAAFTAWHSADLQRYLAIRNSVRHRTTALANALWPLFASAVIALMIAVSMASARGALSSWSARWMATTTLAALIASGCVGILCGQILPRPIAIPTAGIALFLWHTIPTSTSPSWLRYLNASFVTCCTPEQQVADLAHLGSTSAAAVWISGSLILLLTQLSKRSMAIAAIGVVMLGLLVGRALVGPEPSPLTVEARKDQPICEQTDLTVCVWPENSSRLTTAVALVSDVRRRLSTAGVETPHLYSESPIEPPGAIRIEVADRGTETDQRFSIAIGLLPDISACSNGDGSSNAGHQAYDDLLGWLSLQAGLTLQEISARIPEDVANDVAQVSEGDLQMQQEWYTERRTVLAAACG from the coding sequence GTGTTGGTCTCCCCTCTTCTCGCCGCATTTACCGCCTGGCACTCGGCTGACCTGCAGCGGTATCTCGCTATCCGAAACAGCGTCAGACATCGCACGACAGCCTTGGCCAACGCACTCTGGCCGCTCTTCGCCTCGGCAGTGATCGCTCTCATGATTGCAGTCTCGATGGCATCTGCCAGGGGCGCTCTGTCCAGCTGGAGCGCGCGATGGATGGCGACAACCACGCTTGCCGCCCTCATCGCAAGTGGCTGCGTCGGAATTCTCTGTGGGCAGATTCTTCCTCGACCCATTGCGATTCCAACAGCAGGCATAGCCCTGTTTCTCTGGCACACCATTCCGACATCCACTTCACCAAGCTGGCTTCGATATCTGAACGCCTCGTTCGTTACCTGCTGCACTCCGGAGCAACAGGTCGCAGACCTCGCCCATCTCGGTTCCACTTCAGCAGCTGCGGTCTGGATCTCAGGATCACTGATCCTGCTGCTCACGCAGCTCAGCAAGCGCAGCATGGCTATCGCAGCAATCGGCGTCGTCATGCTCGGCCTGCTCGTGGGTCGAGCATTGGTCGGCCCGGAGCCGTCCCCGTTGACCGTGGAGGCGCGTAAAGATCAGCCGATCTGCGAGCAGACGGACTTGACGGTTTGCGTCTGGCCTGAGAACAGCAGCAGGCTCACCACAGCTGTCGCACTGGTCAGTGACGTACGCCGACGGTTGTCGACCGCAGGAGTGGAGACTCCTCACCTCTACAGCGAATCGCCGATCGAGCCACCAGGTGCGATCAGAATCGAAGTCGCCGATCGCGGCACCGAAACCGACCAGCGGTTCAGCATTGCAATCGGACTGCTCCCCGACATCAGCGCCTGCAGCAATGGGGACGGCAGCAGCAACGCCGGCCACCAGGCGTACGACGATCTCCTTGGTTGGCTTAGCCTTCAAGCCGGTCTCACCCTTCAAGAAATCTCTGCCCGCATCCCGGAGGACGTCGCCAACGACGTCGCCCAGGTCAGCGAGGGCGATTTGCAGATGCAGCAGGAGTGGTACACAGAGCGACGAACGGTGTTGGCGGCGGCATGTGGGTAA
- a CDS encoding ABC transporter ATP-binding protein yields MALTAQDLAFSYGLRRRKVLDNLCWQVPTTGRTILLGPNGAGKSTLLRLLAGALRARHGEVFISGPDGSRIEGKGLRRHVSWMPQDIVPVRGLTVREQVAYAGWLGGLTAKEAQRRTATTLEQVSLSDKADSRSDSLSGGQLRRLGLAESLVLQADYLLLDEPTAGLDPAQRANFRQVLLNLPPCGLVVSTHQIDDIADVFDRVAVIVAGTILFDGSVRDFHTLGQVEPGSRASTEQAFMSFLRGADH; encoded by the coding sequence GTGGCGCTGACCGCGCAAGATCTCGCCTTCTCATACGGTCTACGTCGCCGGAAGGTGCTGGACAACCTCTGCTGGCAGGTCCCAACCACTGGGCGGACCATCCTGCTCGGACCGAACGGTGCCGGAAAGAGCACCCTGCTACGACTGCTGGCGGGGGCACTCCGAGCCCGACACGGCGAGGTCTTCATTTCCGGCCCGGACGGCAGTCGCATCGAAGGCAAAGGGCTACGTCGACACGTTTCCTGGATGCCACAGGATATCGTCCCGGTTCGGGGACTTACCGTCCGCGAACAGGTCGCGTACGCCGGCTGGTTGGGCGGATTGACCGCCAAAGAGGCACAACGGCGGACAGCTACAACCCTCGAACAGGTGTCACTGTCAGATAAGGCAGATTCACGGTCTGACAGTCTTTCTGGCGGACAGCTACGTCGACTCGGGCTCGCCGAGTCGCTTGTCCTGCAAGCTGATTACCTTCTACTCGACGAACCGACGGCCGGCCTCGATCCGGCGCAACGGGCGAACTTTCGCCAGGTCCTACTCAACCTTCCGCCATGCGGACTGGTCGTCTCTACCCATCAGATCGACGATATCGCCGACGTGTTCGACCGAGTAGCTGTGATCGTCGCAGGGACGATTCTGTTCGACGGCAGCGTCCGAGACTTCCACACGTTGGGTCAGGTGGAGCCGGGCAGCCGGGCATCCACGGAGCAGGCATTCATGTCCTTCCTGCGGGGAGCCGATCATTGA
- the ligD gene encoding non-homologous end-joining DNA ligase, with the protein MPGGPLRPMLATTGELPTGPGWRYEFKWDGVRALADISGGSQRLYARSGAEITAAYPELSGLPRTLDDALLDGEMVLLDAAGRPSFTALAERMHVRDPVRAARLAATAPATYMIFDLLRLRGADLTGWPYRDRRHALEALGLAGPAWAVPPGFADGPATRDAAAEHGLEGVVAKRHDGVYRPGARSPDWVKVKIELTRDFVVGGWRPGVRRIGGLLVGVPSRASPGGEAGGAAGGGAGTRLRFAGRVGGGIGAAAERALLTALEPLRTDAPPFDTPLPREDARGAIWVRPEVVIEVRYGQQTPDGRLRFPRFLRIRPDVPATDVDEEDADAG; encoded by the coding sequence GTGCCGGGTGGACCGCTGCGGCCGATGCTCGCGACGACCGGGGAGCTGCCCACAGGCCCCGGCTGGCGGTACGAGTTCAAATGGGACGGCGTGCGAGCTTTGGCCGACATCTCCGGCGGAAGCCAGCGGCTGTACGCCCGCTCCGGTGCCGAGATCACCGCCGCGTACCCGGAGCTGTCCGGGCTGCCCCGGACCCTGGACGACGCCCTGCTCGACGGGGAGATGGTGCTGCTCGACGCCGCCGGCCGGCCGTCGTTCACCGCACTCGCCGAGCGGATGCACGTCCGCGACCCGGTGCGCGCCGCCCGACTCGCCGCCACCGCCCCCGCCACGTACATGATCTTCGACCTGCTGCGCCTACGCGGCGCGGACCTGACCGGCTGGCCGTACCGGGACCGCCGACACGCCCTCGAAGCACTCGGCCTGGCCGGCCCGGCCTGGGCAGTGCCGCCCGGCTTCGCCGACGGCCCGGCCACCCGGGACGCCGCCGCCGAGCACGGGCTCGAAGGCGTGGTCGCCAAACGGCACGACGGCGTCTACCGACCCGGTGCCCGCAGCCCCGACTGGGTCAAGGTCAAGATCGAGCTGACCAGGGACTTCGTCGTCGGCGGCTGGCGTCCCGGCGTACGCCGCATCGGTGGCCTGCTGGTCGGCGTACCGTCCCGGGCCTCGCCTGGCGGCGAGGCCGGTGGTGCGGCCGGTGGTGGGGCCGGCACCCGGCTGCGGTTCGCCGGGCGGGTCGGCGGCGGGATCGGGGCGGCCGCCGAACGGGCCCTGCTCACAGCGCTGGAACCGCTGCGCACTGACGCGCCGCCGTTCGACACGCCGCTGCCGCGCGAGGATGCCCGGGGCGCGATCTGGGTCCGCCCCGAAGTCGTGATCGAAGTACGGTACGGCCAGCAGACCCCGGACGGCCGGCTGCGGTTCCCCCGGTTCCTGCGTATCCGCCCGGACGTCCCCGCCACCGACGTCGACGAGGAGGACGCCGATGCCGGCTGA
- the ligD gene encoding non-homologous end-joining DNA ligase, protein MPADRGLGAAGRIRVEVAGRSLELSNLDKVLYPGAGFTKGEVIDYYTRVSAVLLPHLAGRAVTRIRYPNGVDGQFFFEKNAPASTPDWVRTERLPTPGSSRGREEIDFVVADDLPTLVWLANLAALELHTPQWRVGADPDLLVVDLDPGAPAAIEECCAVAVLIRDRFADDGIACYPKTSGRKGMQLCAPVAAAQSADEISGYVKRVAEELERRSPKTITSKMAKRLRPGRVFIDWSQNNAAKTTVAPYSLRAGPVPAASTPLTWPEVEATAAGEPGVVRQFTAAEVLDRIERYGDLLADLLTLGPPVPPS, encoded by the coding sequence ATGCCGGCTGACCGGGGGTTGGGTGCGGCGGGTCGGATCCGGGTCGAGGTGGCCGGTCGGTCCCTTGAGCTGTCGAACCTCGACAAGGTGCTCTATCCCGGTGCCGGCTTCACCAAGGGCGAGGTGATCGACTACTACACCCGCGTCTCGGCGGTCCTGCTGCCGCATCTGGCCGGCCGGGCGGTGACCCGGATCCGCTACCCGAACGGCGTCGACGGCCAGTTCTTCTTCGAGAAGAACGCGCCGGCCAGCACCCCGGACTGGGTACGTACCGAGCGGCTGCCCACCCCCGGGTCGTCCCGGGGCCGGGAGGAGATCGACTTCGTCGTCGCCGACGACCTGCCGACCCTGGTCTGGCTGGCCAACCTGGCCGCGCTCGAACTGCACACCCCGCAGTGGCGGGTCGGCGCCGATCCGGACCTGCTCGTCGTGGACCTCGATCCGGGGGCGCCGGCCGCCATCGAGGAGTGCTGTGCGGTCGCCGTACTGATCCGGGACCGGTTCGCCGACGACGGCATCGCCTGCTATCCGAAGACCTCCGGGCGTAAGGGGATGCAGCTCTGCGCCCCGGTCGCCGCCGCGCAGTCGGCCGACGAGATCTCCGGGTACGTCAAGCGGGTCGCCGAGGAGCTGGAACGCCGGTCACCGAAGACGATCACGTCGAAGATGGCCAAGCGGCTGCGCCCCGGCCGGGTCTTCATCGACTGGAGTCAGAACAACGCGGCCAAGACGACGGTGGCGCCGTACTCGTTGCGGGCCGGGCCGGTGCCGGCCGCGTCGACCCCGCTGACCTGGCCGGAGGTGGAGGCCACGGCCGCCGGTGAGCCGGGCGTCGTCCGCCAGTTCACCGCCGCCGAGGTGCTGGACCGGATCGAGCGGTACGGCGATCTGCTCGCCGACCTGCTCACCCTCGGCCCACCCGTCCCACCCTCATGA